In one window of Arachis ipaensis cultivar K30076 chromosome B06, Araip1.1, whole genome shotgun sequence DNA:
- the LOC107647891 gene encoding E3 ubiquitin-protein ligase ATL23-like — translation MLDSVLLALFLPCLGMSAVFIVYICLLWYATAHHPNLPPPPAKTLSVKGLSPSDLDKLPKVTGKDLLSPSECAVCLDDIAHEQAVRMVPGCNHGFHLECADTWLSEHPLCPVCRAKLDLENLNSSESEKNPC, via the coding sequence ATGCTGGACTCAGTTCTGCTGGCGCTGTTCCTGCCGTGCCTGGGCATGAGCGCCGTCTTCATAGTGTACATCTGCCTTCTCTGGTACGCCACCGCACACCATCCCAACCTCCCTCCGCCCCCAGCCAAAACCCTCTCCGTGAAGGGCCTCTCCCCCTCCGACCTTGACAAGCTCCCCAAGGTTACCGGCAAGGACCTGCTGTCCCCTAGCGAATGTGCAGTGTGCCTCGATGACATCGCCCACGAACAAGCTGTTCGGATGGTTCCCGGTTGCAACCATGGCTTTCACCTTGAATGCGCGGATACCTGGCTCTCAGAACACCCTCTGTGTCCGGTTTGTAGAGCCAAACTTGACCTTGAGAATTTGAATTCCTCTGAAAGTGAAAAGAATCCATGCTAA